The Nitrospira tepida genome includes a window with the following:
- a CDS encoding macro domain-containing protein, which produces MREITGDLWDVHDQGFCIGVPTNGNCRRDGRAVMGAGVALAAAQLFPNLPILLGEKLRASGNHVYYWPEFRIVTLPTKEAWIRPSNLGLIERTAREAVHLADHNRLTTIYCPRLGCGLGGLAWKDVASVLAGLWDGRFIIVHPAA; this is translated from the coding sequence ATGCGTGAGATTACCGGTGACCTGTGGGATGTGCACGATCAGGGCTTTTGTATCGGCGTGCCTACGAACGGAAACTGTCGCCGGGATGGTCGTGCGGTCATGGGTGCGGGAGTGGCCTTGGCCGCCGCACAACTATTCCCGAATCTGCCCATTCTCCTCGGAGAGAAGCTCCGCGCCTCTGGAAACCATGTCTACTACTGGCCTGAGTTCCGAATCGTGACACTGCCGACCAAGGAAGCATGGATACGGCCCTCAAATCTCGGATTGATTGAACGCACTGCCCGAGAAGCCGTCCACCTCGCCGATCATAACCGACTCACCACGATCTACTGCCCCCGACTGGGCTGTGGACTCGGCGGCCTCGCGTGGAAAGACGTCGCCTCCGTCCTGGCCGGCTTGTGGGATGGCCGCTTCATCATTGTCCACCCGGCTGCATAA
- a CDS encoding single-stranded DNA-binding protein, with amino-acid sequence MAEQDIKILTLSGRVTHKPELFQHQDGASLEFSVAVHSNGFYAKADDPEYWDIKVLGASEKLANTLEKGQHVKLTGNPQIRTYIKEGVRHKAVTVIVIDPRLLILGPKAKQPKPAEPVESAAA; translated from the coding sequence ATGGCTGAGCAGGACATCAAGATCTTGACCCTTTCCGGTCGTGTCACGCACAAGCCGGAGCTGTTCCAGCACCAGGATGGTGCGTCATTGGAGTTCTCCGTCGCGGTGCACTCGAACGGGTTTTATGCCAAGGCCGACGACCCGGAATACTGGGACATCAAGGTCCTCGGCGCGTCGGAGAAGCTAGCCAACACGCTGGAGAAAGGGCAGCACGTGAAACTGACCGGGAATCCCCAGATCCGGACCTATATAAAGGAGGGAGTCCGGCATAAGGCTGTCACCGTGATCGTCATCGATCCGCGATTGCTGATCCTCGGACCCAAAGCGAAGCAACCGAAACCGGCTGAACCTGTCGAGTCGGCTGCGGCTTGA